One Qipengyuania gaetbuli genomic region harbors:
- a CDS encoding M20/M25/M40 family metallo-hydrolase — MRGMVLAGVGAGLAALAAPMPAAAQDAGGLRPDQKEFRDLFEELVETDTSLSNGSCTLAAERMADRLRKAGFPEDRLTLFATAEAPREGGLVAVYPGTSDTLKPLLAIAHIDVVEAKREDWQRDPFTLFEEDGYLYARGVSDDKAMAATLVDTLIRFQKSGYKPQRAVKIALTCGEETNGAFNGVEWLVNNRRELIDAEFAINEGGGGTADENGNVVEQTIQVGEKIFANYVLEFTNPGGHSSVPRPDNAITQLAHALVRIGAHRFPLEFNETNRTYFRLAGAGRGDAIGDAMVALANDPTNAEAEAVVNADPFLHSNLRTTCVATMLDAGHARNALAQRAQANVNCRIFPGNTIEAVGEELARIAGEEGLKITILEPRRPAPPQPPMDERILGPSRELVERYFPGVPLVPVMSNGYTDSTFLTATGIPSYGVPGGWGDPDGNGVHGLNERISARSLYVGRDFLFDLVKALANPD, encoded by the coding sequence ATGCGCGGGATGGTCCTTGCAGGGGTAGGCGCGGGTCTTGCGGCACTGGCGGCGCCCATGCCCGCAGCGGCGCAGGATGCAGGCGGGCTGCGGCCCGACCAGAAGGAATTCCGCGACCTGTTCGAAGAGCTGGTTGAAACCGACACCTCGCTCAGCAACGGCAGCTGCACGCTGGCGGCGGAGCGGATGGCCGACCGCCTGCGCAAGGCAGGCTTTCCCGAAGACCGGCTGACCCTGTTCGCTACGGCCGAGGCGCCGCGCGAAGGCGGGTTGGTGGCAGTTTATCCGGGCACGTCCGATACGCTCAAGCCGCTGCTCGCCATCGCCCATATCGACGTGGTCGAAGCCAAGCGCGAGGATTGGCAGCGCGATCCCTTCACCCTGTTCGAGGAGGACGGCTACCTCTACGCACGCGGCGTGTCCGACGACAAGGCGATGGCCGCCACGCTGGTCGACACGCTGATCCGCTTCCAGAAATCGGGCTACAAGCCGCAGCGCGCGGTCAAGATCGCGCTGACCTGCGGCGAGGAGACGAACGGCGCCTTCAACGGCGTGGAATGGCTGGTGAACAACCGGCGCGAACTGATCGACGCCGAATTCGCCATCAATGAAGGCGGCGGCGGCACGGCGGACGAGAACGGCAATGTCGTCGAGCAGACCATCCAGGTGGGCGAGAAAATCTTCGCCAACTACGTGCTCGAATTCACCAATCCGGGCGGCCACAGCTCGGTCCCGCGGCCGGACAATGCCATCACCCAGCTGGCCCATGCGCTGGTGAGGATCGGCGCGCACCGTTTCCCGCTCGAATTCAACGAGACGAACCGGACCTATTTCCGCCTCGCAGGCGCCGGACGCGGCGATGCGATCGGCGATGCCATGGTGGCACTGGCCAACGACCCGACGAATGCCGAGGCGGAGGCCGTGGTCAATGCCGATCCCTTCCTCCATTCTAACCTGCGCACGACCTGCGTTGCGACCATGCTGGACGCAGGCCACGCCCGCAACGCGCTGGCGCAAAGGGCGCAGGCGAACGTCAACTGCCGCATCTTCCCCGGCAACACGATCGAGGCGGTGGGCGAGGAACTGGCGCGGATCGCTGGCGAGGAGGGGCTGAAGATCACCATTCTCGAACCGCGTCGCCCCGCCCCGCCGCAGCCGCCGATGGACGAGCGCATCCTCGGACCTTCGCGCGAACTGGTCGAACGGTATTTCCCGGGCGTCCCGCTCGTGCCGGTCATGTCCAACGGCTACACCGATTCCACCTTCCTGACCGCGACCGGCATCCCGAGCTACGGCGTGCCCGGTGGATGGGGTGATCCGGACGGAAACGGGGTTCACGGGCTGAACGAGCGCATCAGCGCCCGCTCGCTTTATGTGGGTCGCGATTTCCTCTTCGACCTCGTCAAGGCGCTGGCGAATCCGGACTGA
- the gyrB gene encoding DNA topoisomerase (ATP-hydrolyzing) subunit B — MENDTPATPEKKRQNGEYGADSIKVLKGLDAVRKRPGMYIGDTDDGSGLHHMVFEVSDNAIDEALAGHCDLVLIELNPDGSVSVEDNGRGIPVDMHKEEGVSAAEVIMTQLHAGGKFENTSDDNAYKVSGGLHGVGVSVVNALSEWLELTIWRDGKEHWMRFEHGDAVESLRIVGDAPPVDSNGDDNGLKKGTRVTFKASEETFKNVIEFDFDKLEHRYRELAFLNSGVRILLRDKRHEEVQQHDLFYEGGIAAFVKWLDRNKQALVSDPIAVSAEKDGIGIDVALEWNDSYYENVLCFTNNIPQRDGGTHLAAFRAALTRTLNNYATSSGLMKKEKVSLSGEDMREGLTAIVSVKLPDPKFSSQTKDKLVSSEVRQPLESLMGEKMGEWLEENPNEAKAIVQKVIDAAAAREAARRAREMSRKGAMSVASLPGKLADCQDRNPENCELFLVEGDSAGGSAKQGRDRKTQAILPLKGKILNVERARFDRIISSKEVGTLIQAMGTGLRDEFNLEKLRYHKIVIMTDADVDGAHIRTLLLTFFHRQMPEIVKAGHLFIAQPPLYKVTRGKSEVYLKDQAAYDRYLIDQGLSGHYLETREGTIPATGMHQLVEHGLRMRNLFAFVPRKYKPELIEAMALTGALDPAGNRAEALTRAAAHLQMGDPEAKWSAEIGSDGIVRFSRLWRGVTDVHEIEPAFLDSAEARKLHRVAGEHAEVYAAPIRLVKGESDDADAVDADSGDDGDNDAPAFAGSDAITLPTQLLDTVMAAGRKGQKIQRYKGLGEMNAEQLWETTLDPDNRALLQVKVEDADVTDEIFTRLMGDVVEPRREFIQANALNVANLDV, encoded by the coding sequence ATGGAAAACGACACCCCGGCAACCCCCGAAAAGAAGCGCCAGAACGGCGAATACGGCGCGGATTCGATCAAGGTCCTCAAGGGCCTCGACGCCGTGCGCAAACGCCCCGGCATGTACATCGGCGACACCGATGACGGATCGGGCCTGCACCACATGGTTTTCGAGGTGTCGGACAACGCCATCGACGAAGCTCTGGCGGGCCACTGCGACCTCGTCCTGATCGAACTCAACCCCGATGGCTCCGTCAGCGTGGAAGACAACGGCCGCGGTATCCCGGTCGACATGCACAAGGAAGAAGGCGTCTCGGCGGCAGAGGTCATCATGACCCAGCTGCACGCGGGCGGTAAGTTCGAAAACACGTCGGACGACAATGCCTACAAGGTGTCGGGCGGCCTCCACGGCGTGGGCGTCTCGGTCGTCAACGCGCTGTCGGAATGGCTCGAACTGACCATCTGGCGCGACGGCAAGGAGCACTGGATGCGCTTCGAACACGGCGATGCCGTGGAAAGCCTGCGCATCGTGGGCGATGCTCCGCCGGTGGATTCGAACGGAGACGACAACGGCCTCAAGAAGGGTACGCGCGTCACCTTCAAGGCCTCGGAAGAGACCTTCAAGAACGTCATCGAGTTCGATTTCGACAAGCTGGAACACCGCTACCGCGAACTCGCCTTCCTCAATTCGGGCGTACGCATCCTGCTGCGCGACAAGCGCCACGAGGAAGTGCAGCAGCACGACCTGTTCTACGAAGGCGGCATCGCGGCCTTCGTCAAATGGCTCGATCGCAACAAGCAGGCGCTGGTGTCCGACCCGATCGCGGTGAGCGCGGAAAAGGACGGCATCGGCATCGACGTGGCTCTCGAATGGAACGACAGCTATTACGAGAACGTCCTGTGCTTCACCAACAACATCCCGCAGCGTGACGGCGGCACCCACCTTGCTGCGTTCCGCGCGGCGCTGACCCGCACGCTGAACAATTACGCCACCTCCTCGGGCCTCATGAAGAAGGAAAAGGTGAGCCTGTCGGGCGAGGACATGCGCGAAGGCCTGACCGCCATCGTGTCGGTGAAGCTGCCCGATCCCAAGTTCTCCAGCCAGACCAAGGACAAGCTGGTTTCCTCCGAAGTGCGCCAGCCGCTCGAAAGCCTGATGGGCGAGAAAATGGGCGAATGGCTGGAGGAAAACCCGAACGAGGCGAAGGCCATCGTCCAGAAGGTCATCGACGCCGCCGCCGCCCGCGAAGCAGCGCGCCGCGCCCGCGAGATGAGCCGCAAGGGCGCGATGAGCGTCGCCTCGCTGCCGGGCAAGCTCGCCGACTGCCAGGACCGCAATCCCGAGAACTGCGAACTCTTCCTGGTCGAGGGTGATTCTGCAGGCGGCAGCGCCAAGCAGGGCCGCGACCGCAAGACGCAGGCGATCCTGCCGCTGAAGGGCAAGATCCTGAACGTCGAACGCGCGCGCTTCGACCGGATCATCTCGTCCAAGGAAGTGGGCACGCTGATCCAGGCGATGGGCACGGGCCTGCGCGACGAGTTCAACCTCGAAAAGCTGCGCTACCACAAGATCGTCATCATGACCGACGCAGACGTCGACGGCGCGCATATCCGCACGCTGCTGCTGACCTTCTTCCACCGCCAGATGCCGGAAATCGTGAAGGCCGGGCACCTCTTCATCGCGCAGCCGCCGCTCTACAAGGTGACGCGCGGCAAGAGCGAGGTCTACCTGAAGGACCAGGCCGCCTACGACCGCTACCTGATCGATCAGGGCCTTTCTGGCCACTATCTCGAGACGCGCGAGGGCACGATCCCTGCAACCGGCATGCACCAGCTGGTCGAACATGGCCTGCGGATGCGCAACCTGTTCGCCTTCGTGCCGCGCAAGTACAAGCCGGAACTGATCGAGGCGATGGCACTGACCGGCGCGCTCGACCCCGCCGGCAACCGCGCCGAGGCGCTGACCCGTGCGGCAGCTCACCTGCAGATGGGCGATCCGGAAGCGAAGTGGTCGGCCGAAATCGGTAGCGACGGCATCGTACGCTTCAGCCGCCTGTGGCGCGGCGTCACCGACGTGCACGAGATCGAACCGGCCTTCCTCGACAGCGCCGAGGCACGCAAGCTGCACCGCGTCGCGGGCGAGCATGCCGAAGTCTATGCCGCGCCCATCCGCCTGGTGAAGGGCGAAAGCGACGATGCGGACGCCGTCGATGCCGACAGCGGCGACGATGGCGACAATGACGCACCCGCCTTTGCCGGCAGCGATGCGATCACCCTGCCCACCCAGCTGCTCGACACGGTCATGGCCGCCGGACGCAAGGGCCAGAAGATCCAGCGCTACAAGGGCCTTGGCGAAATGAACGCCGAGCAGCTGTGGGAGACCACGCTCGATCCCGACAACCGCGCGCTGCTGCAGGTCAAGGTCGAGGATGCCGACGTGACCGACGAGATCTTCACCCGCCTGATGGGCGACGTGGTCGAACCGCGCCGCGAATTCATCCAGGCGAACGCGCTCAACGTCGCCAATCTCGACGTCTAG
- a CDS encoding AI-2E family transporter, whose amino-acid sequence MEQRGKGSIEEGGFLLFLALVTLALLVIVLPFFQPLLWAALAAIMFQPLLRWFLARLPGRDTLATLLTLGVIFVAVILPTFWIGSAVVDEAAGLVVAFQEGRIDVSMWFDQVFAALPANIQASLEASGWGNLGALQQRAQEFAQASLGLIAQQALAIGGSVFGFVLALAIGLYVTFFLLRDGRAIGESVLGALPFERGIADRLAERFLGIVRATIKGSVVVGLVQGALGAITFSIVGIPSVLLLGVIMAIASLLPAVGPAIVWVPAAIYLLATGAIWQGIVVIVSGVALIGMIDNVLRPILVGRDTGIPDWLILVTTLGGIALFGLSGIVIGPLVAGLFLAGWGILSEQRAQAAAA is encoded by the coding sequence ATGGAACAGCGGGGCAAGGGTTCGATCGAGGAGGGCGGCTTCCTGCTGTTCCTCGCGCTGGTCACGCTGGCGCTGCTCGTCATCGTCCTCCCGTTCTTCCAGCCGCTGCTGTGGGCAGCGCTGGCGGCGATCATGTTCCAGCCGCTGCTACGCTGGTTCCTCGCCCGCCTGCCGGGACGTGACACGCTGGCGACGCTGCTGACGCTCGGCGTCATCTTCGTGGCGGTGATCCTGCCGACCTTCTGGATCGGCAGCGCCGTGGTGGACGAGGCCGCCGGGCTGGTCGTCGCCTTCCAGGAAGGCCGGATCGACGTCAGCATGTGGTTCGACCAGGTGTTCGCCGCCCTGCCCGCCAATATCCAGGCCTCGCTCGAAGCCTCCGGCTGGGGCAATCTCGGCGCGCTGCAGCAGCGTGCGCAGGAATTCGCGCAGGCCAGTCTCGGCCTCATCGCGCAGCAGGCGCTGGCCATCGGCGGCAGCGTGTTCGGCTTCGTGCTGGCCCTTGCCATCGGGCTCTACGTGACCTTCTTCCTGCTGCGCGACGGGCGTGCGATCGGGGAAAGCGTGCTGGGCGCGCTCCCGTTCGAACGCGGGATTGCCGACCGGCTGGCAGAGCGGTTCCTCGGCATCGTGCGCGCCACGATCAAGGGCTCTGTGGTAGTGGGCCTCGTGCAGGGCGCGCTGGGCGCAATCACCTTCTCGATCGTCGGCATCCCGTCCGTGCTGCTGCTGGGCGTGATCATGGCGATCGCTTCGCTGCTGCCTGCAGTCGGCCCGGCCATCGTCTGGGTGCCGGCCGCAATCTACCTGCTGGCGACCGGCGCGATCTGGCAGGGCATCGTCGTGATCGTGTCGGGCGTCGCGCTGATCGGCATGATCGACAATGTCCTGCGCCCGATCCTCGTGGGCCGCGACACGGGCATTCCCGACTGGCTGATCCTTGTCACCACGCTGGGCGGGATCGCACTTTTCGGGCTATCGGGCATCGTTATCGGCCCGCTGGTGGCAGGCCTGTTCCTGGCCGGCTGGGGCATATTGTCGGAACAGCGCGCACAGGCCGCGGCGGCCTAG
- the mtnP gene encoding S-methyl-5'-thioadenosine phosphorylase — MSDWTIGIIGGSGLYAIDELEDAQWIEVNSPWGEPSDQILCGTIGHVRVRFLPRHGRGHPIIPSKIEARANIDALKRAGCTDLLAISAVGSLAEDLPPGRFVTVDQFIDNTKGRPSTFFDNGFVAHVPFGDPVCPRLSKHIAKAVEKAGGDVTQGATYLAMEGPQFSTRAESKLYRHWGAEVIGMTGMPEAKLAREAELPYALLAMVTDWDSWRDNEATVDVAEIVAQMQKNSELAKKALVAFCKGLPKKRNPSPIDRTLDDAVITAPAHHDKELMAKLDAVAGRLFRAR, encoded by the coding sequence ATGAGCGACTGGACCATCGGCATCATCGGCGGATCGGGTCTTTATGCAATCGACGAGCTCGAGGATGCGCAGTGGATCGAGGTGAACTCGCCCTGGGGCGAGCCGTCCGACCAGATCCTGTGCGGCACGATCGGCCATGTGCGGGTGCGCTTCCTGCCGCGGCACGGGCGCGGTCACCCGATCATCCCCTCGAAGATCGAGGCGCGCGCCAACATCGATGCACTGAAGCGTGCGGGCTGCACCGATCTCCTCGCTATCAGCGCAGTGGGATCGCTGGCGGAAGACCTGCCGCCGGGCCGCTTCGTCACGGTCGACCAGTTCATCGACAATACCAAGGGCCGCCCGTCGACCTTCTTCGACAACGGCTTCGTCGCCCATGTGCCCTTCGGCGACCCGGTTTGCCCGCGCCTGTCGAAGCACATTGCCAAGGCGGTCGAGAAGGCCGGTGGCGATGTGACGCAGGGCGCGACCTATCTCGCCATGGAAGGCCCGCAGTTTTCGACCCGCGCGGAAAGCAAGCTCTACCGCCACTGGGGCGCGGAAGTGATCGGCATGACCGGCATGCCCGAGGCCAAGCTCGCCCGCGAGGCGGAGCTGCCCTATGCCCTGCTCGCCATGGTGACCGACTGGGACAGCTGGCGCGATAACGAGGCGACCGTCGACGTGGCGGAAATCGTTGCCCAGATGCAGAAGAATTCCGAACTGGCGAAGAAGGCGCTTGTCGCGTTCTGCAAGGGCCTGCCGAAAAAGCGCAATCCCTCGCCCATCGACCGCACGCTCGACGATGCGGTGATCACCGCACCCGCCCACCACGACAAGGAATTGATGGCCAAGCTCGACGCAGTCGCGGGCCGCCTGTTCCGCGCCCGATGA
- the glpD gene encoding glycerol-3-phosphate dehydrogenase produces the protein MSERFDLLVIGGGINGAGIARDAAGRGLSVALVEKDDLASHTSSASTKLVHGGLRYLEHYEFRLVAESLREREVLLANAPHIIWPLRFVLPHEPGMRPKWMLRAGLFLYDRLGGRKTLPGSHRIDLRKAPHRSILQEHLVAGFEYSDCWVEDSRLVVLTAVDAQERGAKVWTRTECTALDRRADHWVATLADENGERRVEARAVVNAAGPFVDRVAKRALGSGTPAHLRLVKGSHIIVPRAYPGDHAYIFQQADGRIVFAIPYERDFTLIGTTDMLYEGDLDRVEISEEEKAYLREAATQYLKSGITEEDIVHTYAGVRPLYEDNSKSNSTVTRDYVFELETDGGAPILSVYGGKITTYRKLAEHALAKLGRHLPLPSGPWTQDAPLPGGDMERTDFARYLWSASERYPWLPPEMLLRLARAYGTRLDRVLGSATSLGELGEHFGGDLYAAELRYLRDFEYARSAEDVLWRRSKLGLHLPAESAPAVAEWFARG, from the coding sequence ATGAGCGAGCGCTTCGACCTCCTCGTCATTGGCGGCGGGATCAACGGCGCAGGCATCGCGCGCGATGCCGCCGGCCGCGGCCTGTCGGTGGCGCTGGTGGAGAAGGACGATCTCGCTTCCCACACCTCGTCGGCCAGCACCAAGCTGGTCCACGGCGGCCTGCGCTATCTCGAACATTACGAATTCCGCCTTGTCGCCGAAAGCCTGCGCGAGCGCGAGGTGCTGCTCGCCAATGCGCCGCACATCATCTGGCCGCTGCGCTTCGTCCTGCCGCACGAGCCCGGCATGCGGCCCAAATGGATGCTGCGCGCCGGCCTGTTCCTCTATGACCGGCTGGGCGGGCGCAAGACGCTGCCCGGCTCGCACCGGATCGATTTGCGCAAGGCCCCGCACCGCTCGATCCTGCAGGAACACCTGGTCGCAGGGTTCGAGTATTCGGATTGCTGGGTGGAGGATTCCCGCCTCGTCGTGCTGACCGCGGTGGACGCGCAGGAACGCGGCGCGAAGGTGTGGACGCGGACCGAATGCACCGCGCTCGACAGGCGGGCCGACCACTGGGTGGCAACGCTCGCGGACGAAAACGGGGAGCGCAGGGTCGAGGCGCGGGCCGTGGTCAATGCCGCCGGCCCCTTCGTCGACCGCGTTGCCAAACGCGCCCTCGGCAGCGGGACGCCTGCCCATCTGCGGCTGGTGAAGGGCAGCCATATCATCGTGCCGCGCGCCTATCCGGGCGACCATGCCTATATCTTCCAGCAGGCCGACGGGCGGATCGTCTTCGCCATTCCCTACGAGCGCGATTTCACGCTGATCGGCACGACCGACATGCTCTACGAAGGCGATCTCGACCGCGTGGAAATCAGCGAGGAAGAGAAGGCCTACCTGCGCGAGGCGGCGACGCAGTATCTCAAGAGCGGCATCACCGAGGAAGACATCGTCCACACCTATGCCGGTGTCCGCCCGCTCTACGAGGACAACTCAAAGAGCAATTCGACCGTCACGCGCGATTACGTGTTCGAGCTGGAAACCGATGGCGGGGCGCCGATCCTGTCGGTCTATGGCGGCAAGATTACCACCTATCGCAAGCTCGCCGAACACGCGCTGGCCAAGCTCGGGCGGCACCTCCCGCTGCCATCCGGCCCGTGGACGCAAGACGCGCCCTTGCCCGGCGGCGACATGGAGCGCACCGACTTCGCCCGCTATCTGTGGAGCGCGAGCGAGCGCTATCCCTGGCTGCCACCCGAAATGCTGCTGCGCCTTGCCCGCGCCTACGGGACGCGCCTCGACCGCGTGCTCGGGTCTGCCACTTCGCTGGGCGAACTGGGCGAGCATTTCGGAGGCGATCTCTACGCGGCGGAGCTGCGTTACTTGCGCGATTTCGAATACGCCCGCAGCGCCGAAGACGTGCTGTGGCGCCGCAGCAAGCTGGGCCTGCACCTGCCTGCGGAAAGCGCCCCTGCCGTAGCGGAATGGTTCGCGCGCGGCTGA
- the putA gene encoding bifunctional proline dehydrogenase/L-glutamate gamma-semialdehyde dehydrogenase PutA, which produces MALHDPARLSPLSRQSLREAYRAEENACVAERLGQAGRASEKHGEAAALAAKLIEGARRRKASGIDAFLQQYGLATEEGVALMCLAEALLRVPDAATADALIRDKIGDIDWSEHLGESSSTFVNAATFSLMLTGEVLERPEEAQKGMRRTLKNAVTRLGEPVIRKATLQAMRILGGQFVYGRTIDESLKRAAPERAKGLTHSFDMLGEGAMTFDDAERYRASYERAINRLAREGTGDPRTSPGISVKLSALHPKYTFFHGDKAVADLVPMLRPLIAKARDANIHFTIDAEEADRLELSMDIIEALAQDDALFVRADGSRYEGFGLAIQAYQKRGVPMCEWVARLARKYDRKFFVRLVKGAYWDTEIKVSHVGGFTDFPVFTRKLATDVSYLACADTLLGASDVIYPAFATHNAYTVGAIKALAGSKPFEFQRLHGMGEDVYDALAQVEGNARTNVRIYAPTGTHKDLLAYLVRRLLENGANSSFVNRMADAEVPVADLVTDPCADLKALKPYRNPAIALPKDIFPNRKNSAGVDLSDPLVREPLLDRLDALSTRHWHAEPTFVSGAEGEVAPINKPHDLTAEVGTRRDSLDFEVEEAITRALDIQPGWNALGGEKRALLLEEAADLFEAHTEEFLSLCQREAGKTLQDAVLELREAVDFLRYYAVEARRLFSAPIPLPGPTGEENRLTMAGRGVFATISPWNFPLAIFIGPAAAALAAGNTVVAKPAEQTPLIAALAVRLCHEAGIPEEAFQILPGAGDVGEMITSDPRIAGVAFTGSTQTAQAINRSLASRDGPIATFIAETGGQNAMIVDSTALPEQVTRDVVASAFQSAGQRCSALRVLHIQDEVYDSMLHMIRGAFEALTVGDPEELATDVGPVIDPDAKAALERHVARRKKAGRQVWRRRLHNGASAGCYVAPTIIEMDSILDLKRENFGPVLHVVRYKAADLGRVVEEINATGYGLTLGLHSRNDDTRAFVEARARVGNFYVNRNQIGAVVESQPFGGEGLSGTGPKAGGPHYVARFATERVVCIDTTAAGGNATLLAS; this is translated from the coding sequence ATGGCTTTGCACGATCCTGCCCGCCTTTCCCCCCTTTCCCGCCAGTCGCTGCGCGAGGCCTATCGCGCGGAAGAAAATGCCTGTGTGGCAGAGCGCCTCGGCCAGGCCGGACGGGCGAGCGAGAAGCATGGCGAGGCGGCTGCTCTGGCGGCGAAGCTGATCGAGGGCGCGCGCCGCCGCAAGGCGAGCGGGATCGACGCATTCCTGCAGCAGTACGGCCTTGCCACCGAAGAAGGCGTGGCGCTGATGTGCCTTGCCGAAGCCCTCCTGCGCGTACCCGATGCGGCCACTGCCGACGCGCTGATCCGCGACAAGATCGGCGATATCGACTGGTCCGAGCACCTTGGCGAAAGTTCCTCCACCTTCGTCAATGCGGCGACCTTCTCGCTGATGCTGACGGGCGAGGTGCTGGAACGCCCCGAAGAAGCACAGAAGGGCATGCGCCGCACGCTCAAGAACGCCGTCACGCGGCTGGGTGAACCGGTCATCCGCAAGGCGACCTTGCAGGCCATGCGCATCCTCGGCGGCCAGTTCGTCTACGGCCGCACCATCGACGAATCGCTCAAGCGCGCCGCGCCCGAACGTGCCAAGGGCCTGACCCACAGCTTCGACATGCTCGGCGAAGGCGCGATGACTTTCGACGATGCCGAACGGTACCGCGCCAGCTACGAACGCGCGATCAACCGGCTCGCCCGCGAAGGCACTGGCGATCCGCGGACCTCGCCCGGCATTTCGGTGAAGCTGTCGGCGCTGCATCCGAAATACACCTTCTTCCACGGCGACAAGGCGGTGGCGGACCTCGTGCCCATGCTGCGCCCGCTGATCGCCAAGGCGCGCGATGCGAACATCCACTTCACCATCGATGCCGAGGAAGCCGACCGGCTGGAGCTGTCGATGGATATCATCGAGGCACTGGCGCAGGACGATGCGCTGTTCGTGCGCGCCGACGGCAGCCGCTACGAAGGCTTCGGCCTCGCCATCCAGGCCTACCAGAAGCGCGGTGTGCCGATGTGCGAATGGGTCGCCCGCCTCGCGCGCAAATACGACCGCAAGTTCTTCGTTCGGCTGGTGAAGGGCGCCTACTGGGACACCGAGATCAAGGTGAGCCACGTGGGCGGCTTCACCGATTTTCCCGTCTTCACGCGCAAGCTGGCGACCGATGTCAGCTACCTCGCCTGCGCGGACACGCTGCTTGGCGCAAGCGACGTGATCTATCCCGCCTTCGCCACGCACAACGCCTATACCGTGGGCGCGATCAAGGCGCTGGCAGGCAGCAAGCCGTTCGAGTTCCAGCGCCTCCACGGCATGGGCGAGGACGTCTACGACGCGCTCGCACAGGTCGAGGGCAATGCGCGCACCAACGTGCGCATCTATGCGCCGACCGGCACGCACAAGGACCTGCTCGCCTATCTCGTGCGGCGCCTGCTGGAGAACGGGGCGAACAGCAGCTTCGTCAACCGCATGGCCGATGCCGAAGTGCCGGTGGCTGATCTCGTCACCGATCCGTGCGCAGATCTCAAGGCGCTGAAGCCTTATCGCAATCCGGCCATCGCGCTGCCCAAGGACATCTTCCCCAACCGCAAGAACTCGGCCGGGGTCGACCTGTCGGATCCGCTCGTGCGCGAGCCGCTGCTCGACCGGCTCGATGCGCTGTCCACCCGCCACTGGCATGCCGAGCCGACCTTCGTGTCGGGTGCCGAGGGCGAGGTTGCCCCGATCAACAAGCCGCACGACCTGACCGCCGAAGTCGGCACGAGGCGGGATTCGCTCGACTTCGAGGTCGAGGAAGCAATCACCCGTGCGCTCGACATCCAGCCGGGCTGGAACGCGCTGGGCGGCGAGAAGCGTGCCCTGCTCCTGGAAGAGGCTGCCGACCTGTTCGAGGCGCATACCGAGGAGTTTCTCTCGCTGTGCCAGCGCGAAGCCGGCAAGACCTTGCAGGACGCGGTGCTCGAACTGCGCGAAGCGGTCGACTTCCTGCGCTATTACGCGGTCGAGGCGCGCCGCCTGTTCTCGGCCCCGATCCCGCTGCCCGGCCCGACGGGCGAGGAAAACCGCCTGACCATGGCAGGGCGCGGCGTGTTCGCCACGATCAGCCCATGGAACTTCCCGCTCGCCATCTTCATCGGACCGGCCGCAGCAGCGCTCGCTGCCGGTAACACCGTGGTCGCCAAGCCTGCCGAACAGACCCCGCTGATCGCGGCTCTGGCCGTCAGGCTGTGCCACGAGGCTGGCATTCCGGAAGAAGCCTTCCAGATCCTGCCGGGCGCTGGCGATGTGGGCGAGATGATCACTTCCGACCCGCGGATTGCTGGCGTGGCCTTCACCGGCTCGACCCAGACTGCACAGGCCATCAACCGCAGCCTCGCCTCGCGCGACGGGCCGATCGCAACCTTCATTGCCGAAACCGGCGGGCAGAACGCGATGATCGTCGATTCCACCGCCCTGCCCGAACAGGTCACGCGCGATGTCGTTGCCTCGGCCTTCCAGAGCGCGGGCCAGCGCTGTTCGGCGCTGCGCGTCCTGCATATCCAGGACGAGGTCTACGATTCCATGCTGCACATGATCCGCGGCGCGTTCGAGGCGCTGACCGTGGGCGATCCGGAAGAACTGGCGACCGATGTCGGTCCGGTCATCGACCCTGACGCCAAGGCCGCGCTCGAACGCCATGTCGCCCGTCGCAAGAAGGCCGGGCGGCAGGTCTGGCGCCGCCGCCTGCACAATGGCGCGAGTGCCGGTTGCTATGTCGCGCCGACCATCATCGAGATGGATTCGATCCTCGACCTGAAGCGCGAGAACTTCGGGCCCGTGCTGCACGTCGTGCGCTACAAGGCCGCGGACCTCGGCCGCGTGGTCGAGGAGATCAACGCCACCGGCTATGGCCTCACCCTCGGCCTCCACAGCCGCAATGACGATACGCGCGCCTTTGTCGAAGCGCGTGCGCGGGTCGGCAATTTCTACGTCAACCGCAACCAGATCGGCGCGGTGGTGGAAAGCCAGCCCTTCGGCGGGGAAGGCCTGTCGGGCACCGGCCCCAAGGCGGGCGGCCCGCACTATGTCGCCCGTTTCGCGACCGAGCGGGTGGTCTGCATCGACACGACCGCGGCAGGCGGCAACGCCACCCTGCTGGCGAGCTGA